The Medicago truncatula cultivar Jemalong A17 chromosome 4, MtrunA17r5.0-ANR, whole genome shotgun sequence genome includes a region encoding these proteins:
- the LOC112420783 gene encoding uncharacterized protein: protein MSEPNIWEKITAYLAENEFQTAKEVECLKQEEIEKLVDGSTNDSIEDQKLDCIYDDEPLGFEEDPMGSTTKMKAQDPLEEIDLGDGTVKRPTYVSAKIPEGFKNQIAELLKEYKDCFAWDYNEMPGLNREVVELTLPIRPDKKPVKQIPRRFAPQILPKIKEEIDRLLKCGFIRPARYVDWLANVVPVKKKNGTIRVCIDFRDLNLATPKDEYPMPVAEMLVDSAAGFDYLSMLDGYSGYNQIFIAEEDIAKTAFRCPGALGCYEWLVMPFGLKNAGATYQRAMNLMFHDFIENFMQVYIDDIVVKSSSEERHLRRSFERMRQYGLKMNPLKCAFGVCAGDFLGFVVHKKGIEINQNKTKAIIEIKTPSTKKELQSLLGKINFLRRFISNLSGKKQAFSPLLRLKKDDVFKWEPEHQKAFDEIKSYLVNPPVLSPLLKGRRMKLYIATSDGTIGSMLAQEDEYGTERAIYYLSRVLNDVETRYHPSEKLCLCLFFSCTKLKHYIKPFDVYVYSHFDIIKHMLSKPIVHSRVGKWALALTEYSLTYQSLKAVTGQIMADFIVDHSVDEVLTTEIDNHPWNLYFDGSSHKNGTGVGIMIISPKHHIFKYMFRINQLCSNNEAEYEALITGLEIALELGARYIEIRGDSELVLRQMTKEYRCVKESLVTYHAIASRLLKQFTHVEIRHVPRMENQDANDLAQRASGYKIPKDQTQEPIEIRNRRNSMESFPSKSLTPKLGGTEASQKSIKGTDFVEIFVINDLNENDWRKPIVKYLEHPDGTTCRKVKYRALSYVIMGSELFKKTSEGVLLKCLGETDAYLAFSNTHDGSCGTHQAGHKIKWLLFRQGLYWPTMLKDCIEFAKGCQGCQKYAGIQRVPASELHAIIKPWPFRGCALDVIGEIKPTSSKGYRYILVGIDYFTKWIEAIPLKDVTQEEVISFIQKFIIYRFGIPETITTDQRSVFTGRKMAKFAEDTGFKLLTSTPYYAQANGEALWACQTSPKESTNTTPSRLTFGHDAVLPVEILLQSVRTQRQCEIPVNQYWDMVVDELTDLDEERLTTLEVLARQKERVAKAYNKKVKSKFFAQGDLVWKVILPMDKKDRVLGKWSPSWEGPWRILRVFSNNAYEIEELDEDRRILRINGKYLKKYKPTLQEIKIMQE from the exons atgtcTGAGCCCAATATTTGGGAGAAAATTACGGCCTACTTGGCCGAAAACGAATTCCAAACGGCCAAAGAGGTCGAATGTTTGAAGCAAGAGGAGATCGAGAAGCTCGTGGACGGGTCCACAAACGACAGTATCGAAGACCAGAAATTGGATtgcatttatgatgatgaaccgTTAGGCTTCGAAGAGGATCCTATGGGATCCACTACAAAAATGAAAGCGCAAGATCCCCTCGAAGAAATCGACTTGGGAGATGGTACTGTCAAAAGACCTACTTATGTGAGTGCCAAAATCCCTGAAggattcaaaaatcaaattgcAGAGCTACTAAAAGAATACAAAGATTGCTTTGCATGGGATTACAATGAAATGCCTGGTTTAAACCGGGAAGTGGTAGAATTAACATTACCAATTCGACCAGACAAAAAGCCAGTCAAGCAAATTCCCCGTCGTTTCGCTCCACAGATCCTACCAAAGATCAAAGAAGAGATCGATAGACTGCTGAAATGCGGCTTTATCAGGCCTGCAAGGTATGTAGATTGGCTAGCAAATGTAGTtccagttaaaaagaaaaatggaacgATAAGGGTATGCATAGATTTTAGAGACTTGAATCTCGCTACCCCTAAAGACGAATACCCAATGCCGGTAGCAGAAATGCTAGTAGATTCAGCGGCGGGTTTCGATTACTTGAGTATGCTAGATGGATACTCTGGCTACAATCAAATCTTCATCGCAGAAGAAGATATCGCTAAGACCGCATTTCGATGCCCAGGGGCATTAGGGTGTTATGAATGGCTAGTAATGCCATTCGGTCTaaaaaatgctggtgctacGTACCAGAGAGCGATGAATTTAATGTTCCATGATTTCATAGAAAATTTTATGCAGGTTTATATCGATGACATTGTAGTGAAATCTTCTTCGGAAGAGAGACATTTACGCCGATCATTCGAAAGGATGAGGCAAtatggattgaaaatgaatccTTTAAAATGTGCATTTGGGGTTTGTGCAGGTGATTTCTTAGGGTTCGTCGTGCATAAAAAGGGGATCGAGATCAACCAGAACAAAACCAAGGCAATAATCGAGATCAAGACTCCTTCTACAAAGAAAGAGTTGCAGTCTCTACTAGGAAAGATCAACTTTCTCCGGAGGTTTATATCAAACCTAAGTGGCAAGAAACAAGCTTTCTCACCACTACTCCGACTAAAGAAAGATGATGTTTTCAAATGGGAACCAGAGCACCAAAAAGCTTTCGATGAAATCAAGTCATATTTGGTAAACCCTCCGGTTCTTTCTCCTTTGTTGAAAGGCAGGAGAATGAAGTTATATATAGCAACGTCAGATGGCACCATAGGAAGTATGTTAgcacaagaagatgaatatggcACAGAAAGggccatttattatttaagtcGGGTACTTAATGATGTTGAAACAAGATATCATCCTAGTGAAAAACTTTGTTTGTGCTTGTTCTTCTCATGTACAAAACTTAAGCATTATATAAAACCTTTTGACGTTTATGTTTACTCCCATTTTGATATCATTAAGCATATGTTGTCGAAACCAATTGTACATAGTAGAGTCGGAAAATGGGCCTTAGCATTGACAGAATATTCATTGACTTATCAATCATTAAAAGCTGTCACAGGCCAAATCATGGCCGATTTTATCGTAGATCATTCAGTAGATGAAGTGTTGACGACTGAAATAGACAACCATCCATGGAATTTATATTTCGATGGATCTAGTCATAAAAATGGTACTGGCGTGGGGATAATGATAATCTCGCCCAAACACCATATATTTAAATACATGTTTCGAATCAATCAGCTTTGCTCTAACAATGAGGCTGAATATGAAGCCTTAATTACAGGTCTAGAAATCGCACTCGAACTGGGGGCAAGATACATCGAAATCAGAGGAGATTCTGAACTTGTCCTTAGACAGATGACAAAAGAGTATAGGTGCGTTAAGGAAAGTTTGGTCACCTATCATGCAATAGCTAGCAGATTGTTAAAACAGTTCACCCATGTGGAAATTCGGCACGTACCTCGAATGGAGAACCAAGATGCAAATGATCTGGCACAGAGGGCCTCTGGATACAAAATACCGAAGGACCAGACGCAAGAGCCAATAGAGATTAGAAACAGACGAAATTCGATGGAATCATTCCCTAGCAAATCGTTAACGCCAAAACTTGGGGGGACTGAAGCAAGTCAAAAGTCCATAAAAGGTACAGATTTTGtcgaaatttttgtcattaacgatttaaatgaaaatgattggcGAAAACCCATAGTGAAATATCTGGAACATCCAGATGGAACCACTTGTCGAAAAGTGAAATACAGGGCTTTAAGCTATGTAATAATGGGCAGtgaattattcaaaaagacttCGGAAGGAGTTTTGTTGAAATGCCTAGGTGAAACAGATGCATATTTGGCTTTTTCGAATACACACGACGGAAGTTGTGGAACGCACCAAGCAggccataaaataaaatggctTTTATTTCGACAAGGTTTATATTGGCCGACTATGCTCAAAGATTGCATAGAGTTCGCAAAAGGATGCCAAGGGTGCCAAAAATATGCCGGAATTCAGCGCGTCCCAGCAAGTGAACTTCATGCGATAATCAAACCTTGGCCATTTAGAGGATGTGCTTTGGATGTGATAGGGGAAATTAAACCCACTTCATCGAAAGGATATAGATACATCTTAGTAGGAATAGATTATTTCACAAAATGGATTGAAGCAATCCCATTAAAAGATGTTACTCAAGAAGAAGTTATAAGCTTCATCCAGAAGTTCATTATCTATAGGTTCGGTATTCCAGAAACCATAACCACAGACCAAAGATCCGTATTCACTGGTCGAAAGATGGCAAAATTTGCCGAAGATACAGGCTTTAAATTGCTGACTTCGACACCATACTACGCGCAGGCAAATG GCGAAGCCTTGTGGGCATGTCAAACATCTCCAAAAGAGTCGACGAACACCACACCTTCTAGGTTAACATTTGGTCATGATGCTGTGTTACCGGTAGAGATTTTGCTTCAATCAGTCAGAACCCAAAGGCAATGCGAAATACCAGTTAATCAGTATTGGGACATGGTCGTAGACGAATTGACCGATCTCGATGAAGAAAGATTAACGACGTTAGAAGTCCTTGCAAGACAAAAGGAAAGGGTAGCAAAAGCAtataataaaaaggtaaaatcgAAATTTTTCGCCCAAGGAGATTTGGTATGGAAAGTCATTTTACCAATGGATAAGAAAGATAGAGTTTTGGGAAAATGGTCACCCAGTTGGGAAGGACCATGGCGGATATTGAGAGTCTTTTCGAACAATGCATATGAGATCGAAGAATTAGATGAAGATCGAAGGATCTTGCGAATAAACGGAAAGTACTTGAAAAAGTATAAACCGAcattacaagaaattaaaattatgcAGGAGTAA
- the LOC112420782 gene encoding zinc finger protein ZAT4-like, with product MEKSDGKTCGICGKWFSGGKALGGHMRSHMVHLPIVPKLETNTQAVDNSADSTHRRNQFASSQTCLPEIQQTQNFLSMKQNFTASSANSNRENESVSNPKNPTRKRSNCGRELNAAADTEDMSRDPGVLMVWGFYKDAQKREGIKKQKMREENGESSRGDSLAQADSEARFNCERCGKMFRSYQALGGHRVYCKRDNDGDLIDQKPFHCPNCNKVFKSAQALGGHKRVHSSRANEFQSVQHPY from the coding sequence ATGGAGAAGAGCGATGGGAAAACCTGTGGGATTTGTGGGAAGTGGTTCTCCGGTGGGAAAGCCCTTGGAGGCCACATGAGATCTCACATGGTTCATTTGCCGATTGTTCCAAAGCTTGAAACTAATACTCAAGCTGTAGACAATTCGGCCGATTCAACCCATCGTCGAAATCAATTTGCTTCCTCACAGACTTGTCTTCCCGAAATACAGCAAACACAGAATTTCCTATCCATGAAACAAAACTTCACTGCCTCCTCTGCAAACTCAAACAGAGAAAATGAATCTGTGTCCAACCCGAAAAACCCAACCCGCAAGAGATCCAATTGCGGACGCGAACTTAATGCTGCGGCTGATACAGAAGATATGTCAAGAGATCCAGGTGTTTTGATGGTATGGGGATTTTACAAAGATGCACAAAAAAGGGAAGGgatcaagaaacaaaaaatgaggGAAGAAAATGGCGAAAGCAGTAGAGGTGACTCGCTTGCACAAGCAGACTCTGAAGCCAGGTTCAACTGTGAGAGGTGCGGAAAAATGTTCCGATCTTATCAAGCTCTTGGTGGGCACAGAGTATACTGCAAAAGAGACAATGATGGTGATTTAATAGATCAGAAACCTTTTCACTGCCCAAATTGCAACAAAGTGTTCAAGTCTGCTCAGGCACTCGGTGGACACAAGAGGGTACACTCTTCCCGTGCTAATGAATTTCAAAGTGTGCAACACCCGTATTGA